A section of the Pseudanabaena mucicola str. Chao 1806 genome encodes:
- a CDS encoding murein hydrolase activator EnvC family protein has translation MRDRLNWQINKQINWQDMTSKHCQTNGAEISNLVQRLSKGLMGLFLRLGLLTILMSYLMLGQGHPVQAQSVDELKNYQNFVDQQRQIIQKQQEQINALTKPAESRLAALRKNVRVTEGQIQENEKKIRQARSQLQALNTKLQDLEYDLNKKRDATSARLRYLQRQQLQRWWVTLLSSRDLNQFADRRRQIERIYNSDRKLLADLSQKSERVEKQRNQVIAQKNEIELLTQKLKYQKSNIEAEAVAQQNTIERLKSDRKALEQAEDRLAEDSRRLSQIIIARVHPYSGLILPPGTGQLMYPTIGPVTSNFGWRVHPILGTERFHAGIDFGADYGSLIYASAQGRVIYADWYGGYGNSVIVDHGNGMTTLYAHCSELYVKDGDVVERGQPIAAVGSTGFSTGPHLHFELRANGEPIDPSAYL, from the coding sequence ATGCGCGATCGCCTTAATTGGCAAATCAATAAGCAAATCAACTGGCAAGATATGACTAGTAAACATTGTCAAACCAATGGTGCAGAAATCTCCAACTTAGTGCAAAGGTTGAGCAAAGGACTGATGGGTCTATTTTTGCGGCTTGGCTTGCTGACGATCTTGATGAGCTACTTAATGCTGGGGCAAGGTCATCCAGTGCAAGCCCAGTCTGTAGATGAACTGAAGAACTATCAAAACTTTGTTGATCAACAGCGTCAAATTATTCAAAAGCAACAGGAACAAATTAATGCATTGACTAAGCCTGCGGAATCACGTCTGGCGGCTCTAAGGAAAAATGTACGGGTGACGGAGGGGCAAATCCAAGAAAATGAGAAAAAAATTCGTCAAGCTCGCAGTCAATTACAAGCTCTGAACACGAAGCTCCAAGATCTAGAATATGACCTCAATAAAAAGCGTGATGCTACTTCTGCACGTTTACGCTATTTACAAAGGCAACAGTTGCAACGCTGGTGGGTTACATTGCTCAGTAGTCGGGATCTCAATCAGTTTGCTGATCGCCGTCGGCAGATTGAGCGCATTTATAATAGCGATCGCAAATTATTGGCAGACTTGAGCCAAAAATCAGAACGGGTTGAAAAGCAACGTAATCAAGTAATTGCTCAAAAAAATGAGATTGAGCTATTAACCCAAAAATTGAAGTATCAAAAATCAAATATTGAGGCTGAAGCAGTTGCTCAACAAAATACTATTGAGCGCCTTAAGAGCGATCGTAAAGCCCTTGAGCAGGCGGAAGATCGTCTTGCCGAAGATTCGCGTCGCCTGTCACAAATCATTATAGCAAGAGTCCATCCCTATTCTGGTTTAATCCTCCCTCCAGGTACAGGGCAATTGATGTATCCAACAATTGGTCCTGTGACTAGTAACTTCGGTTGGCGGGTGCATCCTATTTTAGGAACAGAAAGATTTCATGCAGGTATCGACTTTGGCGCAGACTACGGCAGTCTCATTTATGCTAGCGCCCAAGGTCGGGTCATTTATGCAGATTGGTATGGTGGCTATGGCAATTCGGTAATTGTTGATCACGGCAATGGCATGACTACTCTCTATGCTCACTGTAGTGAACTATACGTCAAAGATGGGGATGTCGTTGAGAGAGGTCAGCCGATCGCGGCAGTTGGTTCGACAGGATTTTCGACTGGTCCCCATTTACACTTTGAGTTACGTGCAAATGGTGAACCGATTGATCCTTCTGCTTATTTGTAG
- a CDS encoding PFE-CTERM domain-containing protein, giving the protein MIFIKDKSLAITGATSILFFSSVGASNAIGLTSIPISSFSVTVAGNTSNAASSTGTLNTSSDSETLTGLNATDSFNSFFSSDFISVGALGTDKISGSSQGTNSTIKMNAANAFTLTSADLNQPLQITFNYIFRGTADPLLTPPNFLVQLIRFTGVGDNSTVARNFLNLTAPDTGTGTYANNGSYYAFEYKQEAFSTSVNTSGLTAGNYGISISLTEPTGGGADNQAAGFNQFSVQSIPFDFDPSLGIGLLGLGFGLNKLRKNLKAKKNTEI; this is encoded by the coding sequence ATGATTTTCATTAAAGACAAGAGTTTGGCGATCACAGGGGCAACGAGCATATTGTTCTTCTCATCTGTAGGCGCATCTAATGCTATTGGTTTGACATCTATTCCAATCTCAAGTTTTTCAGTTACTGTTGCTGGGAACACTAGTAATGCTGCTTCATCTACAGGTACTTTAAATACAAGCTCTGATTCAGAAACTTTAACAGGTCTTAACGCAACTGACTCTTTTAATAGTTTCTTTTCATCTGATTTCATTTCTGTAGGAGCTTTGGGAACTGACAAGATAAGTGGCTCATCACAAGGAACTAACTCTACAATTAAGATGAATGCTGCAAATGCTTTTACTTTAACTAGTGCAGACTTAAATCAGCCTTTACAAATCACCTTCAATTATATTTTTAGAGGAACTGCCGATCCATTACTTACGCCTCCCAATTTTTTGGTGCAACTTATTAGATTTACAGGAGTAGGTGATAATTCTACTGTTGCGAGAAACTTTTTAAATCTTACTGCTCCTGATACTGGTACTGGCACATACGCCAACAATGGATCATACTATGCCTTTGAATATAAGCAGGAAGCATTTTCAACAAGTGTCAATACTTCGGGATTAACAGCAGGTAATTACGGAATTTCGATATCCTTGACAGAACCCACTGGAGGAGGTGCTGACAATCAAGCTGCTGGTTTTAATCAATTTTCTGTCCAGTCTATTCCTTTTGACTTTGATCCTTCACTTGGTATTGGCTTACTTGGGTTAGGCTTTGGACTTAACAAGCTTAGAAAAAACTTGAAAGCAAAGAAAAATACAGAAATTTAA